A genomic stretch from Vibrio algarum includes:
- a CDS encoding OmpH family outer membrane protein, translated as MKKLVRTVGLSLVVASSAFFANAAEAAQKVGYVSSGYIISKFPQREAIVKKLQDALKDDRAELERLQASMETKRQEIERNGALLGEEGVQKLKIEISQLNAEGKIKQEAYQAKAQSLDIKSRQQMIDVIQKATAVIAKKEGYDMVIDSQILLYSNDESNLTEKVLAELK; from the coding sequence TTGAAAAAGTTAGTTAGAACTGTTGGTCTTAGTCTTGTTGTTGCGAGTTCTGCTTTTTTTGCTAATGCAGCAGAAGCAGCACAGAAAGTAGGTTATGTGAGCAGTGGCTATATCATCAGTAAATTCCCTCAGCGCGAAGCTATTGTTAAAAAGCTTCAAGATGCATTAAAAGATGACAGGGCTGAACTAGAACGTCTTCAAGCTTCTATGGAAACAAAGAGACAAGAAATCGAACGAAATGGCGCATTACTTGGTGAAGAAGGCGTTCAGAAGTTGAAGATCGAAATCAGCCAGCTCAATGCGGAAGGTAAAATCAAGCAAGAAGCTTATCAGGCAAAAGCGCAGTCTTTAGATATTAAATCAAGACAGCAAATGATTGATGTTATTCAAAAAGCGACGGCAGTGATAGCGAAGAAAGAAGGTTACGATATGGTTATTGATAGCCAAATACTTCTTTACTCAAATGATGAATCAAACCTAACTGAAAAAGTACTAGCAGAGCTTAAATAA